From the Candida dubliniensis CD36 chromosome 2, complete sequence genome, the window TTCTATACACTCTAAAACTAGCATCCTATACACTTTCTTCCTTTGGTTCAGAATCATCTTTCATTTCCGACTCTTCTTCCTTGGCATTTTCCACATGCTTACTTGTCATTTGTATTAAATTATCGGGTCTAATtctcaaattcaaattatggaaatcaaatttaggATGAGTAAATTCACATTCAGGACCTTTAGGACAAAATCCATACAAATACAAAGGACATAGCACTCGTCTAACATGACGATTCTTACAATTGGGACCTTCACTGCAAAATCCTTGATTATAGTTCAAGCACTCAGGTATTTTCAGTTGTGGATCAACATGTAGATATAAACACTCTGATGTTTGAGTACAATAGCCATTTTTGGAATAAAACAAACATTCCGGCATCTTTCttaaattatattcatGTAGAAATTCGCAATGGTCACCCTTTTTACACAATCCTCTTAACCAATGTTTACATACAATCTTATTCGAATACATTGCTGACACATGTTTATTAGGGCAATTGTTGCCCTGTGGACAAGAATTGTCAGGGTTTAATGGATTGTAAAATTGACACACTGGACGATCGGGATCAAGCCCAAAATTGTATTCCTGACGCAAAAATGGTTCAAACTTGAAATGTCTATTTGATGTGTTTGGGTGTATTACTGGATTCAGCTGTAGCATTTGTAAATGTTAAAGTCTTGGTAATGTGTTCTGATCTAGTGATAGCTTGATATTGAGAATAACAAGTAAGTGATTTGAATGTAACAGATTAAGAAAGTAATGAATAAATAGATAAATTTCGTTTATCGCAgttcaattcttgattaataattgtaGTAGGATTGGCCTATCAGTGATAACGATGATGAATGACCtcaaaataatacaaaGATTTTTCTAGTATAAATcctgtttatttttttttttctctctttctttttcgtCCCATTGAGGTTAGTGTAAATGCAGGaatggtttttttttttgtttctatttGCGGCTACGGAACGAGATTTAGCTTTTGCGTGGCGGATTAGTAAATCTCATACCATCACCTTGTGGTTGCAGCACCACCAACTTACACGTAAACTTCGCAACttattagaaaaaaaaaaaaaatcataccattattattagggGTTATCCGCACACAGAACGGTTGATGtctaaatataaatttgaCACTCTCCCACTTTTATCTTAACCTTCTTGATTCAAAGAAATCCTATAAAGTTCTTCCTCAATTCAAACTATTTTGGAAGGAAAACAAAAGCTTAGGTCAGTCATCACGTTGGTCCGAATTTTCAAGCGATATCTATTAATAATAGGTATCAGTAtatttttagtttattGGAATACATCTTTACACACATTCGCCTCATCGTTCATGTCCAAAATCTTGTCATCAATTTCAGGAAACATGAGTAAATCAATTGCTAAGTACGATACAATTGTGATTGGATCAGGGTTAGCTGgattaacaacaacttaTCAATTACTGAAAGCCGGACAAAAGGTGGCTTTGTTAGAGAAGAGCGACAAGTTAGGGGGTAACTCCATAAAGGCTTCATCAGGTATCAATGGTGTTCCCACAAAATACCAAAAACAACCACTGCAAGACTCTATTGAGTCTTTTGTTCAAGATACTTTGAAAACTGGGAAGAACTTGAACGATAAGAAGATGGTTGATATTTTAACTAAGAATTCCCGCGATGCCATCTATTGGCTTAACGACGAAATAAATGTCGACTTGTCTAATGTTGTTTTATTAGGAGGTCATTCGCATGCCAGAACCCACAAGGGTGACAAGTTACCTCCTGGATTTGCAATAGTTTCTGCATTAACTAAGAAGCTTGATGGTATCCAAGCAGAAAACCCGAACCAGCTTACAATTTTAAAGAGTTCTACCTTGACTAAGATTTTAACGGAAGGAAACAAAGTCAAGGGAATAGAATTTACGGATGGTGAAAAGCAAACTCAGCAAATGCACGCAGACAATGTCGTCTTGGCCACTGGTGGGTTTTCCGCTGATTTCGACTCCCCAACATCATTGTTGCAAAAGTACAGACCAGACTTGCTTGGATTCCCTCTGTCAAATGGTGCACAAACAACTGGTGATGGACAGAAAATTGCCGAACGTGATGTCGATGCAGAGTTGATTCATATGGACAAAGTTCAAATACACCCTACTGGATTTATGAAAGTGTCCAATCCTAAtgaaaattggaaattccTTTGTGGTGAACTTATGAGAGGTATTGGGGGTATTTTACTTTCGCCAGCTACTGGTTGGAGATTTGTTGACGAATTGCAACCAAGAGACATTGTAACCGATGCGGTATTGAAAGGTTCTAAGGTTGGTCAAGACAATGAGATTGGGTTGAAGTCTGATAATGGGGATGGATACGGTTCTGTAATTGTCATTAGTGGGAACGATTACCAAAAAGCCACTACTCACATTGAGTTTTACAAATCTCAGGGATTATTACAAGAAGGATCGATTGAGGATTTgtatcaattattgatcaaattaaatccaaaattGCCATTAACACTTAACCAGTTACAGGATAAATTTTCCGTTTATGACGCAGCTATCGAGGCTACGCAACAGGATAGTTTAGGAAGAACAAAATTCGGAAGCAAATTTGGagatttgaagaaattgtaTTTTGGTGTGACTACACCGGTTGTACATTTCACTATGGGTGGTATTAAAGTTAATCCATCTAATGCAAAGGTTGTCACCAAATCAGGAGATacaatttccaatttgtTTGCAATAGGTGAAGTAAGTGCAGGTGTGCATGGTAATAACCGTTTGGGAGGATCTTCCTTACTTGAATGTGTTGTATTTGGTAGATTTGTTAGTGAGAATATTCTTGCTGGTAAAAACTAGTTTATAGTTAATATTACGTCGTAAAGAGTAAGAGTTTGTCCTAGAGTATATGTTACACCATGCATTGAACATATTTTCTGGTTAGTCTCAATAAATTActgttattattaatatttttatattatatgtATTTACTATTTGAATAAAagtaaaataataataaatgcCTTTTATTTGTATGAAACCAAGTCATTATATTACACCAAATAATGGATACGAACCACATTATTTTCTTAATTCATCGTAactattttcttttctctttttttttttaacttcCCCTATATatttaaacaacaaaacttAGATGTTAGATGGGTACAACATAATTCTAACAGAAGCACCGAAAGTCTTTGGTGGCAAGTTCTTTTTGAAGTTAGCTCTGACTAAACCATTGTTACCGTGAGTTCTGGTGACTTTACCCCAAATGACTCTAATTTTAGAACCTCTGATTTCTTTTGGAGCTCTGTAAACGTAAGCAATTCTTTTACCCAAGTAGAATTTAGCGTCCTTTGGAGTAGCAACACCTtcaatttgaatcaatGACACGTTTGGGTTGGTAACGCTCTTAGAACGTTGGTAAGAAATGTGTTTACCTTTAACGTATactataaaaaaaatgaaatgttagtatttgatttctgaaatctttatttttattgaaacaaaactaATGGCAATAAGAAGGAAACTTGAAATACTTGTAAACAGTCattattttaaataaatttaagTAGATTGATAGTTCCATAGTTCTTTGAATCGATTCTTGTAAATACTTTATAGTTGAATATCACCAAAATAAAGCACTATATTAACCATATATTCTTTAACTATTGTTGGTATTCTAAATGTTCTTTATAAATTGCTTTTTATTAAACGTTTTGTAGTACATTAGTTTGACAAATTCATGGAATTCTCTTATACTCAGTTTTGGTGCTTGTCTTTGTCAAATCTTGATTTTCGATTCTCCTTTGTTTCATTAATGACTTAGGTTTCATAGTCCCTTCTTGATTCCACTAGTTTGCTATATTCTGCTTTCATTCTTGAACATACATCTGTGTGATTCAGCCATTGTTAATAGTTTAGTTATCTTAAATGGTTATATAAGAACAAGgttgtttgaaattttttatgACAAAATTAGAtactgattttttttttttttcgcaGTACTCAGTCACACACGCTCTCCCGCTCTACAGTACTGTATGGAAAGACTGTTACTACAGAAACCACtaacgaaaaaaaaaatacaaaaggCAAAATGTGCGTGCACACAAGTCAGTGCGACCAAGAATGCTGTgtaattttaattctttttgcCTGTATATAATAGCCCTACTTGAGTGCACGTGATAACCCTAAGCATGTCTACCACCAAAAAGATTGCGCTTTATTCGAAGCTTGATTGCAAATAATCTATCGATTTGCAAAACTTCTATAGTGAACtgtttatatttaaatgatGTACTGctattaaaatcattattttacATAACTGAAAACCTACTCTAGATTGATTCAAAAgactatttctttttcatcttcCAACTTTTTCAAGTTAACACGCCAATGCTTGGCTTCACCATGGTCGTACTTTGAGTTTTTCAAAGTTCCTGAAGGTGCATTGTGGATCGACAAGTTAGAAATGTTGGTCAAGTTTGTAAAATCATCCTTAACCGGTGTGTCCGCATCCTTgttcaaataatcaattttatcaaaccATCTAGTTTCCCAAGTTATGCCTGCCTCTTTTTCCTGTTTTCTCAATTCACGCTGCTCGTTCTCAATCAACGTCTTCTCGGTTGCAATTAAATTGTAATCGGATTTCTTTATAGCTTCTGCAACTTTATACCAAGCTTTTCTAGATTCTAATTTGTGTTGCTCTTCAATGGGCTTCACCTGCAAGTGATGAGTTGGGGTTTTGCTTGCATCGTAAAATACTTCATTTTTGGAAGTTGGAGTAGAAGAACCTTTACCAATATATGACTTCCCCGACCATTGACCCAGAATAGCAACCAAGGCATTTTCTTTACTGGCACTAGCATACGCATCACGGTAAATTCTTGCTTTAAAGGTGTTTTTCTTACCGGAAATCCAACCACGTCCACTATATTCAATCACAGTAATATGTCCACTGGAGGCTTGTATGTATGAGGTACCTTctaattcaacaaaagGGGCAGCTGTAATCAAACCCTCGATATGCAAAGGTGGCAAGGTGATTAAAAAAGTTTCATCTATTTCTGGATATTTCAACAAGGCATGTCCGTATTGCTTGATGTTTATAGAAGTAGTAGAGATGCTTGATGTAATCCCATTGTAGCCTTGTAAAACGATCCCgtgtttcttgtttttaatGGCATACGCAGTCACTGGTGGATGATGGCTGACTTGTTCAGACACCAAGTCGGTTTCTCCTGTCTTGTCGTCCTGCCATTTTCCCACAAAAAGCTCGCCCAAAAACGGGTTCAAAGGTTTCTTTTCACTACCCATGCTTTCGTTTCTTGAACAATATTGAGACTTTAATGTAGATATAAACCATCTAGTTACGGCTATCATTTGCTGTAAATTGATAgcttcaatttcttcttttgctGGATTTTCTGTGGTTTTGATTAAACTTGGGGCAATAAATAAATCGGGATGTTCAGCCCAATACTGAGAATATTCCACCAATGAAGTGGGGGATAAGATAAAAGGTGGTGCAGTCAAAGATGATAAATCTCCATTGAACGAAGCAATGGACTTTAAAAACGAAGTCCAAGATGACGATTTGGCTGTTTCTTCGGAAGTGGATTTGGAGTTTGACATGacaaaaaatatatacCGTTGGCCTGAAGACGATGTGTTATTATAAAATATagataatcaataaaatgCAACTACTGCAAGATTtttgctttctttttttgtagtttttttttttcttttttgacaAACTTTATAGAGATATGGCTATACGttattaaaaagaaaaaaaaaaaaaagaatatgcCACAACTAAAGgatattcaaaatttcgTTTGGGAAAAGGATTGTTAAGATTAATTTGCTGTTCGTTTTCGCCCTTGTCGTTTCCGTTTGGCGCGTTCGGTGAAAGAATGAGGGAAAAATAGAAGAGAGACAGAGAGCGGGAGAGATTTAAAATGGGAAAGTTAAGGGAGAGATATCTTAAAGTTTGTGTTCGCTTTAGGGCAAATTTTCTTAACGCTCTTGTGATTTGTGTTGAAAGTGCGCGGGATGTGGATATTTCGGATATTCCTGAAACAACTTTTATCATTGAAATCCGACATTAATTTTTGAGTTGTCCTACTATATACATCTCTGTATGATTCCATATGTTTCTAAAGCTTGATGTAGATCTTCTTTTTGTCTAAATATAAAGCAAGTAATGTCCAAGCAAGACTATAACCGATCAAGATAATTACTGCCATCCTATTACTAGTTTCCAAAGTGTTGATAGACATGTTAATAAACCCAGTTAATAAATTGCTAACCAAGAAGATAAATAAACCATTGTTGTTAATAGAGTCCAATACAGTAGAAGCAAGAGTCCCCGgtataaatttttcaattaaatcgTAACATAATAAAAACGTGGCATTGTACGAAACAACCCACATGACATACGGGAAATTGGCTAGTCTTCTTGAAATTGGTTGCAAAAACGATACgttgttgataaacaaaCTAAAGACTAAGTGATAAAAGATGCATGCCATATATAGTCCCTGAGTAGTCGTAACTGAGAAAAACAGCAGCACCACCAGCAGCTCCTTCTTgggttgtttttttgtaataCGAATTTTGCTTATGGTTATTaagttgttttttgttttgtagCCTGTTAAAACAAATGATCCAAAAGACTGACCTATTATGAAAACGCAAAGATATCCAATAAACGAAAACATACCCTCTTTGTTCATGGTGATGAACGAATCAAGTCTGTTTTCACTACtcaaaataaatttcaaCAAGCCAGTCTTATTCAACGCTACCTCATaaccaattgaaattcCAATTCCTATGATGAATCTCGGaaccaaattcaataatggGTCTAATATTCCTAAAATGATTGGCAAAAACCCTAaagtgaagaaaaaattccAATGGATTCCATATTCTGTTTCGTGTTCCTGATAATCCAACTGTTTAACACTGACAAACCGAATAACCCCCAAAACAAGTATAGGCACTGACTTGATAAAATTTGCCTTAATCGTTTTCAAATAGCTCTTCCAACTAAATCTGTAGTTGTCTGTGTGatttttgatcaattgtCGAGAATTAGCCAACCCCATGGAAAAAACAAAGGACCCAACTCCCAAATCCATCATGGATGTGCCCCATGTTTCCACTTTGGCAAACCTTCTTGGGAAAATAGGGAAATCAACTGCCAATATAGCTAGATTGGtaataatcatcatttgaGAGCGATACGCGGttataaattgttttcttggTAATAGTTCATCCAGTTTAGTTTCTTTTGCACCACTTTGCGTACGAGATGAAGACGGTTTTTCAACATGGTAGTTCACTAGATATATGATCAATGATGgaataacaataaaataatgtAAATAAGAAGGGTTGTTGCTATAAACAGTAATTGATGCTAGTATTGTCAACACATTAAGAATGTAGTCGTAAACCAAAGCCAAATCACCAAGAGACTTCTTCAACAATCTAAAGGACAAATAAGATGACAATGCTATACTGGTTACAGCGtaaatttcttcaattgtaCCACCAGTCAAATCCGAAACAAATTGTTCTTTTAAGTGTTTTAAAGACGATGTCATGGTAACAACTCAATTATGCGGggaatttgaatattaaaagaaaattgttaatttaaactatgaaaataataattaaaggTGTGTGTGGGTGGGTGGTAGGAAGGAGGAGAATTGGTTGTTTGGTGAACAGTTTGGCTGAGATCAggaattgtttaatttgatGAGTCTTTGTATATGCACAGAACGATTTTAAAATCGGgtgtcaaaaaaaaaaaaaaaatcaaactttGGATAAATCTTATTTATATGCTTTAATTAAATCGACACAGTGATGTGAATTTGTTGTTCCAATTGAGATTCAAATGTTTCCTTTCAAGTAAGAATATTCGGGTTctgtgaaaaaaaaaaaaaggaaaagggAAAACTGTTGTCAATTCAATCTTATTAAACTAGAAAATATATTATGGGTTGTAGATCACGACTTGAGTTAGTGCGATAGCCTGACaagggaaaaaaagaaaatttttctacTTTTGaggttaaaaaaaaaaaaatttgagtGAGATTCAAAATGGGGAAggaaataaacaataaattcccatttattaataaacgAATACTTATAAAAGATCAAATTAAGTACTCAAGTTAATTTATCGTTATTGTTTAGTTATATTCAGGTAACTACCcaatagttttattttgcCATAGCTAGCAATCACATTTGATAAGAATTGTATATTAAAATTGTGGCTAgtttatcattttttttttaacaaagATAACAAAGAAAGGTTTAcaaatcaaacaacaaattccATTTACTTCGTTTAAATAGAGTCCTTAAAATGTCGAATTCAATTGGATTTGAGGAAAACGAAACAATTGATGGTGCAACATCCAAAGTTAAACAACTGCACTCGGCACTGAGTTTGAACTCATCCTCGTCAAGACGCAATTCATTGGAAAGATTATCACACGAAGAAGATATCTCGTCACCAACCAGTAGCATAAATTATAtgtcatcttcatcaacaaaatcacCACCGCCTTCACCACCGAATTCTCCACGTTTGGAAAATACTAAAAAGATGATTAAAATGATGTCGATTACATCTCCCATGGGATCACTGAGTGAGTCAGTGGTGCTTTCTGATTCAGACGAGAGAAGTTCTTTGGAATTACAAGAGCGTGGCACGATAACTCCATCAAGACGTATGGAAGTAAATCAGAGTTCTGATGACGAAGATACAGAATTTGATTCCACGAGATTGAGATTTTCCGCCCATAAAGGTCACAGAAAGAGTGGATCAGACGAGGAGAGTCCTAGCAAACGACCTATAAAATTGTCAAGGGGGGCATCACCAGCACGCAAAGGTCGCAGAAGAGGTAGCAGCCTTTCACCTGATTCAGACACAAACACTCAAGGGAAAACATCTTCCACAAGCAAACGCAAGTCACGtagaaaatcaaaagaCAGTGATAAGTCTCATCGGTCCGAATTCTTTGGTACAGGATATACGTCTATGCCAACATCTGGGAAAGTATTTAGGAATTTGCTAATATTGGAGGAAAATCTTAGAGAGCAGGTTATACAACAGCGAGCCATGAGACGCAAGTATTTGACATTTTTGAGTATATTGTGCTCCATCATTGCAGCATTGTCACATCATTTATTCTTCTTAGATAACTCATCTACTGGTACTTTGAGGGTCATCTTgcaattttgtttattggcAACAATAGTAACATTGATGTTGTACCATTTGTCAGGGGAATATCAGAAGACCATTGTGCTACCACGAAAATTTCTATCACTGACAAACCAAGGTTTAAGACAACTAAATGTTAGGTTAGTTAAAATAAAGACACCCTTTTTCGATAAGTTGACCGATTTGATTAGAGAAATTCTGTTGGCAATtgtcaatttcaatttaagTGTTTTCCATAAGTTGTCACCTGGGTCAATTCAAAATAAGAATTCGAAAATAGAAGTATTTTTGGTAACTTGTCAGTCTCAATGTCAGCCAAGAATTGGTGTTACGGACGTTAAGTTAGTGTTGAATGCAAGagttttcaatattgatGTCAGGGAAGGATGGGAAATGTATCGAAGTGAGTTTTGGATAAATGAAGGtataagaagaagaaataatatGCTTTCCTTTATTTCTGGGTCACCTATAACGAAGCCTGTTGGTTTgaagagaagaaaaagaaaacccGATAACAATAGTTCTTCCACTAAACCAAAGAGTATCTCCGCTTCATTAAGTGAGCAGAACTTGCAGGCACTCAGTAGTGGGTTTGACTATaacaatgataataatattgatctCAGAAGTGAAACAAGCAGTCCATTAAGATCAGATACTTTGGTTAGCGATTAATTTTCTCGTAATATACttttaatgatgatttgagttttttgttttgcatTTTGCATTTTATATGTTTGTATACATTTGTATAACTggtttatatataaagaTGGACAATATATAAAGATGATGGGTAACATTGCGGTTAGCTGACTTGGTGCGTGTCTCAACAGTGCACTCCTTTACTCTGAATAGACTCGATCACAAAATCTTGTGTTTCTGGTAGTTTTTAGTGAGTGATAAATGTAAACTCAATTCACATTGAATATCTAAGAATATTACGTAGGGCTCACCCTTTACTGATTTGGTCTTCAACATGCCAATAGTTTTATTGATTCGTCTTTCATTCAGAGAGTTGGTTCACTTCATATTGTTATTGCACAAAAAAGggaagaaaagaattttgATCTCGCaaccacaaaaaaaaaattaaccAACCTCATctcaataaaatataatctCAAGATTGTTTTCCAA encodes:
- a CDS encoding mRNA 3'-end-processing protein, putative (Similar to S. cerevisiae YTH1) gives rise to the protein MLQSNPVIHPNTSNRHFKFEPFLRQEYNFGLDPDRPVCQFYNPLNPDNSCPQGNNCPNKHVSAMYSNKIVCKHWLRGLCKKGDHCEFLHEYNLRKMPECLFYSKNGYCTQTSECLYLHVDPQSKIPECLNYNQGFCSEGPNCKNRHVRRVLCPLYLYGFCPKGPECEFTHPKFDFHNLNLRIRPDNLIQMTSKHVENAKEEESEMKDDSEPKEESV
- a CDS encoding FAD-dependent oxidoreductase, putative, translated to MSKILSSISGNMSKSIAKYDTIVIGSGLAGLTTTYQLSKAGQKVALLEKSDKLGGNSIKASSGINGVPTKYQKQPSQDSIESFVQDTLKTGKNLNDKKMVDILTKNSRDAIYWLNDEINVDLSNVVLLGGHSHARTHKGDKLPPGFAIVSALTKKLDGIQAENPNQLTILKSSTLTKILTEGNKVKGIEFTDGEKQTQQMHADNVVLATGGFSADFDSPTSLLQKYRPDLLGFPSSNGAQTTGDGQKIAERDVDAELIHMDKVQIHPTGFMKVSNPNENWKFLCGELMRGIGGILLSPATGWRFVDELQPRDIVTDAVLKGSKVGQDNEIGLKSDNGDGYGSVIVISGNDYQKATTHIEFYKSQGLLQEGSIEDLYQLLIKLNPKLPLTLNQLQDKFSVYDAAIEATQQDSLGRTKFGSKFGDLKKLYFGVTTPVVHFTMGGIKVNPSNAKVVTKSGDTISNLFAIGEVSAGVHGNNRLGGSSLLECVVFGRFVSENILAGKN
- a CDS encoding 60S ribosomal protein L33 (spliced gene;~Similar to S. cerevisiae RPL33A), whose amino-acid sequence is MAESHRLYVKGKHISYQRSKSVTNPNVSLIQIEGVATPKDAKFYLGKRIAYVYRAPKEIRGSKIRVIWGKVTRTHGNNGLVRANFKKNLPPKTFGASVRIMLYPSNI
- a CDS encoding oxysterol-binding protein, putative (Similar to S. cerevisiae KES1); this encodes MSNSKSTSEETAKSSSWTSFLKSIASFNGDLSSLTAPPFILSPTSLVEYSQYWAEHPDLFIAPSLIKTTENPAKEEIEAINLQQMIAVTRWFISTLKSQYCSRNESMGSEKKPLNPFLGELFVGKWQDDKTGETDLVSEQVSHHPPVTAYAIKNKKHGIVLQGYNGITSSISTTSINIKQYGHALLKYPEIDETFLITLPPLHIEGLITAAPFVELEGTSYIQASSGHITVIEYSGRGWISGKKNTFKARIYRDAYASASKENALVAISGQWSGKSYIGKGSSTPTSKNEVFYDASKTPTHHLQVKPIEEQHKLESRKAWYKVAEAIKKSDYNLIATEKTLIENEQRELRKQEKEAGITWETRWFDKIDYLNKDADTPVKDDFTNLTNISNLSIHNAPSGTLKNSKYDHGEAKHWRVNLKKLEDEKEIVF
- the GWT1 gene encoding GPI-anchored wall transfer protein, putative, which encodes MTSSLKHLKEQFVSDLTGGTIEEIYAVTSIALSSYLSFRLLKKSLGDLALVYDYILNVLTILASITVYSNNPSYLHYFIVIPSLIIYLVNYHVEKPSSSRTQSGAKETKSDELLPRKQFITAYRSQMMIITNLAILAVDFPIFPRRFAKVETWGTSMMDLGVGSFVFSMGLANSRQLIKNHTDNYRFSWKSYLKTIKANFIKSVPILVLGVIRFVSVKQLDYQEHETEYGIHWNFFFTLGFLPIILGILDPLLNLVPRFIIGIGISIGYEVALNKTGLLKFILSSENRLDSFITMNKEGMFSFIGYLCVFIIGQSFGSFVLTGYKTKNNLITISKIRITKKQPKKESSVVSSFFSVTTTQGLYMACIFYHLVFSLFINNVSFLQPISRRLANFPYVMWVVSYNATFLLCYDLIEKFIPGTLASTVLDSINNNGLFIFLVSNLLTGFINMSINTLETSNRMAVIILIGYSLAWTLLALYLDKKKIYIKL
- a CDS encoding integral nuclear/ER membrane protein, putative (Similar to S. cerevisiae SPO7) codes for the protein MSNSIGFEENETIDGATSKVKQSHSASSLNSSSSRRNSLERLSHEEDISSPTSSINYMSSSSTKSPPPSPPNSPRLENTKKMIKMMSITSPMGSSSESVVLSDSDERSSLELQERGTITPSRRMEVNQSSDDEDTEFDSTRLRFSAHKGHRKSGSDEESPSKRPIKLSRGASPARKGRRRGSSLSPDSDTNTQGKTSSTSKRKSRRKSKDSDKSHRSEFFGTGYTSMPTSGKVFRNLLILEENLREQVIQQRAMRRKYLTFLSILCSIIAALSHHLFFLDNSSTGTLRVILQFCLLATIVTLMLYHLSGEYQKTIVLPRKFLSSTNQGLRQLNVRLVKIKTPFFDKLTDLIREISLAIVNFNLSVFHKLSPGSIQNKNSKIEVFLVTCQSQCQPRIGVTDVKLVLNARVFNIDVREGWEMYRSEFWINEGIRRRNNMLSFISGSPITKPVGLKRRKRKPDNNSSSTKPKSISASLSEQNLQALSSGFDYNNDNNIDLRSETSSPLRSDTLVSD